One region of Pan paniscus chromosome 5, NHGRI_mPanPan1-v2.0_pri, whole genome shotgun sequence genomic DNA includes:
- the CALHM6 gene encoding calcium homeostasis modulator protein 6 produces the protein MEKFRAVLDLHVKHHSALGYGLVTLLTAGGERIFSAVAFQCPCSAAWNLPYGLVFLLVSALALFLLGYVLSARTWRLLTGCCSSARASCGSALRGSLVCAQISAAAALAPLTWVAVALLGGAFYECAATGSAAFAQRLCLGRDRSCAAELPLVPCNQAKASDVQDLLKDLKAQSQVLGWILIAVVIIILLIFTSVTRCLSPVSFLQLKFWKIYLEQEQQILKSKATEHATELAKENIKCFFEGSHPKEYNTPSVKEWQQISSLYTFNPKGQYYSMLHKYVNRKEKTHSIRSAEGDTVIPVLGFVDSSGINSTPGL, from the exons ATGGAGAAGTTTCGGGCGGTGCTGGACCTGCACGTCAAGCACCACAGCGCCTTGGGCTACGGCCTGGTGACCCTGCTGACGGCGGGCGGGGAGCGCATCTTCTCCGCCGTGGCATTCCAGTGCCCGTGCAGCGCCGCCTGGAACCTGCCCTACGGCCTGGTCTTCTTGCTGGTGTCGGCGCTCGCGCTCTTCCTCCTGGGCTACGTGCTGAGCGCACGCACGTGGCGCCTGCTCACCGGATGCTGCTCCAGCGCCCGCGCGAGTTGCGGATCGGCGCTGCGCGGCTCCCTGGTGTGCGCGCAAATCAGCGCGGCCGCCGCGCTCGCGCCCCTCACCTGGGTGGCCGTGGCGCTGCTCGGGGGCGCCTTTTACGAGTGCGCGGCCACCGGGAGCGCGGCCTTCGCGCAGCGCCTGTGCCTCGGCCGCGACCGCAGCTGCGCCGCGGAGCTGCCGCTGGTGCCGTGCAACCAGGCCAAGGCGTCGGACGTGCAGGACCTCCTGAAGGATCTGAAGGCTCAGTCGCAG GTGTTGGGCTGGATCTTGATAGCAGTTGTTATCATCATTCTTCTGATTTTTACATCTGTCACCCGATGCCTATCTCCAGTTAGTTTTCTGCAGCTGAAATTCTGGAAAATCTATTTGGAACAGGAGCAGCAGATCCTTAAAAGTAAAGCCACAGAGCATGCAACTGAATTGGCAAAAGAgaatattaaatgtttctttgagGGCTCGCATCCAAAAGAATATAACACTCCAAGCGTGAAAGAGTGGCAGCAAATTTCATCACTGTATACTTTCAATCCGAAGGGCCAGTACTACAGCATGTTGCACAAATATGTCAACAGAAAAGAGAAGACTCACAGTATCAGGTCTGCTGAAGGAGATACGGTGATTCCTGTTCTTGGCTTTGTAGATTCATCTGGTATAAACAGCACTCCTGGGTTATGA